A genomic region of Dunckerocampus dactyliophorus isolate RoL2022-P2 chromosome 10, RoL_Ddac_1.1, whole genome shotgun sequence contains the following coding sequences:
- the LOC129189252 gene encoding pyroglutamyl-peptidase 1-like, with amino-acid sequence MDNSKRTVVVTGFGPFGEHTVNASWVAVQELKKLGLGTEVDLHVCEVPVEYQTVQSLVPSLWKKYHPMLVVHVGVSGMATTVTLEKCGRNHGYKGLDNSSFCPDSQCCIVGGPDCIDSVIDMESVCKRVTASGLGVAVSVSKDAGRYLCDFTYYTSLYMSHGRSAFVHVPPLGKPYSGEDLGRALQAIVQEMLELLDHAKEKIHCQQHFH; translated from the exons GTTTCGGGCCATTTGGAGAGCACACAGTTAATGCCAGCTGGGTTGCAGTACAG GAGCTGAAGAAGCTTGGACTCGGCACAGAAGTAGACTTGCATGTCTGCGAGGTTCCTGTGGAGTACCAGACAGTGCAGAGTTTAGTTCCGTCACTATGGAAGAAGTATCACCCAATG ttGGTTGTTCATGTTGGAGTGTCAGGCATGGCCACCACCGTCACGTTAGAGAAGTGCGGCAGAAATCATGGCTACAAGGGCCTGGACAACAGCAGCTTCTGTCCTGATTCACAGTGTTGCATTGTGGGGGGCCCAGACTGTATCGACTCTGTTATTGACATGGAATCAGTCTGCAAGAGAGTGACTGCCTCGGGACTGGGAGTTGCTGTGTCTGTCTCCAAAGATGCTGGAAG GTATCTATGCGATTTCACCTATTACACATCCCTGTACATGAGCCACGGTCGCTCTGCCTTCGTCCATGTGCCTCCTCTTGGGAAGCCGTACAGCGGTGAAGACCTGGGCCGCGCGCTGCAGGCCATTGTCCAGGAGATGCTGGAGCTTCTGGATCATGCCAAGGAAAAGATTCACTGCCAGCAGCACTTCCACTAA